In Selenomonas sp. TAMA-11512, a genomic segment contains:
- a CDS encoding ABC transporter ATP-binding protein → MKLRFSEVRQRFHRRDIFGIRALELTGGSFYAVTGQNGSGKSTLIKLAGGLLRPTVGEIRRMDGDETRCDWQDETAMVTPELSFYPRLTARENLVFFLGLRGISVTEERMAEIFREVGLEGMETSSVRTASFSTGMRQRLKLAVLFAAEAKLWLLDEPAANLDGEGKELLLERVRQAKEKGSLILWATNDDGEAQRADAKIHIADGMARLS, encoded by the coding sequence ATGAAACTTCGGTTTTCCGAGGTGCGGCAGCGCTTCCACCGACGGGATATCTTCGGCATCCGTGCACTGGAGCTCACAGGCGGCAGCTTCTATGCCGTCACGGGGCAAAACGGCAGCGGCAAGTCGACGCTGATCAAGCTTGCGGGAGGGCTTCTTCGCCCCACGGTCGGGGAGATACGCCGGATGGACGGAGATGAGACTCGATGTGATTGGCAGGATGAGACTGCGATGGTGACACCGGAGCTCTCCTTTTATCCTCGGCTCACGGCGAGGGAAAATCTCGTGTTTTTCTTGGGGCTTCGAGGGATTTCCGTTACCGAGGAGCGGATGGCGGAAATCTTTCGGGAAGTCGGGCTGGAGGGGATGGAGACATCCTCTGTCCGGACAGCGAGCTTTTCGACGGGGATGCGGCAGAGGCTCAAGCTTGCCGTGCTGTTTGCGGCGGAGGCGAAGCTCTGGCTCCTTGATGAGCCGGCAGCCAATCTTGATGGCGAGGGCAAGGAGCTGCTCCTGGAGCGGGTGCGGCAGGCAAAGGAAAAGGGGTCGCTCATCCTGTGGGCGACGAACGACGACGGGGAGGCACAAAGAGCCGATGCAAAGATCCACATCGCGGATGGTATGGCTCGTCTTTCGTAA
- a CDS encoding heme exporter protein CcmB, protein MQRSTSRMVWLVFRKEILSALRFKAAWAAMVMFSLTALAAVSLSLYGIVPSPKMAASLLWLVLFFSASVGLDRMFGEEAAQNTLLALRVYGTSGAVLWGKLLYSLVLLLGLGIFTVAIFFLFIGTETASPFLFFLVLAAGLWGMAGAGVLIAALTVAAEARSGLFSVLLLPVLLPVLLPAIYLTGELFAEKGVELTYLGGIVLYDVILTLAASMLFDSLWQEL, encoded by the coding sequence ATGCAAAGATCCACATCGCGGATGGTATGGCTCGTCTTTCGTAAGGAAATCCTATCGGCACTGCGATTCAAGGCGGCGTGGGCGGCGATGGTGATGTTCTCCCTGACAGCTCTCGCGGCCGTATCGCTGTCGCTCTACGGTATCGTGCCGTCGCCGAAGATGGCGGCATCGCTTCTGTGGCTTGTGCTCTTTTTCTCGGCATCGGTCGGCCTTGACCGCATGTTCGGTGAGGAGGCGGCGCAGAACACGCTCTTGGCGCTTCGTGTCTATGGCACGTCGGGCGCCGTCCTGTGGGGGAAGCTCCTCTACTCGCTCGTGCTGCTCTTAGGTCTGGGCATTTTCACCGTGGCGATCTTCTTCCTGTTTATAGGAACGGAGACGGCCTCACCGTTCCTCTTCTTCCTCGTACTCGCTGCGGGACTGTGGGGGATGGCGGGAGCGGGTGTCCTGATTGCCGCATTGACGGTCGCTGCGGAGGCGCGCAGCGGTCTCTTCTCGGTACTGCTCCTGCCGGTACTTCTGCCGGTGCTGCTGCCGGCGATCTACCTGACAGGGGAGCTTTTCGCTGAGAAGGGTGTCGAACTGACATATCTCGGAGGTATCGTGCTCTACGATGTGATTTTGACACTGGCGGCATCGATGCTCTTCGATTCGCTGTGGCAGGAATTGTAA
- the ccsA gene encoding cytochrome c biogenesis protein CcsA — protein MRLFTKTRALVILTLHTVGFILFAVPPAEGLGELVRLAFVHIPAAWVSVLAFLLSAWWAFRYLRGKDMRYDRLSGRSAKLGFYFVIFATITGAVFGRLTWGSWWNWDPRQTTIFILILIYGAYLTLRAAVPEERKRASVSAVYSLLSCLSVPFLVFILPRLYFSLHPQPVLNSGGHIDMDPVMLTILILAVVNATCIYLYLLYRSEGGTRDEA, from the coding sequence ATGAGACTGTTTACAAAAACACGGGCGCTCGTCATTCTGACGCTGCATACCGTCGGATTTATCCTCTTTGCGGTGCCTCCCGCGGAGGGGCTCGGAGAGCTCGTACGTCTCGCGTTTGTCCACATACCGGCGGCCTGGGTCTCGGTGCTGGCATTTCTCCTGTCGGCGTGGTGGGCGTTTCGCTATCTTCGGGGAAAGGATATGCGCTATGATCGGCTCTCGGGGCGGTCGGCAAAACTGGGCTTTTACTTCGTTATCTTTGCCACGATCACGGGTGCCGTTTTCGGCAGACTGACGTGGGGTTCCTGGTGGAATTGGGATCCGCGGCAGACGACGATCTTCATCCTGATCCTCATCTATGGCGCCTACCTGACACTCCGTGCAGCCGTGCCGGAGGAGAGGAAGAGAGCGAGCGTATCGGCGGTCTATTCGCTCCTGTCGTGCCTGTCGGTGCCCTTCCTCGTATTCATTCTGCCGCGTCTCTATTTTTCTCTCCACCCGCAGCCTGTCCTGAACAGCGGGGGTCACATCGACATGGATCCCGTGATGCTCACGATCCTCATATTAGCCGTTGTCAATGCAACCTGCATTTATTTATATCTGTTATATAGAAGTGAAGGAGGAACAAGGGATGAAGCGTAG
- a CDS encoding cytochrome c maturation protein CcmE — protein MKRSYLLIGLIVLFAAYAGFAFSDSVTPYVSIADAKTSGDTVQVKGLLAQNAPAPAQDGKDFVFTLEDESGGEMLVRYHGTEPDQFKEAHHIVAIGHYEQTAFEADKLLIKCPSKYERQK, from the coding sequence ATGAAGCGTAGCTATCTGCTGATTGGGCTCATCGTCCTCTTTGCCGCCTATGCCGGATTTGCTTTCTCGGACAGTGTCACACCGTATGTCAGCATCGCCGATGCAAAGACGTCGGGGGATACCGTGCAGGTCAAGGGGCTTCTGGCGCAAAATGCACCCGCTCCCGCACAGGACGGGAAGGATTTCGTCTTTACGCTGGAGGATGAGTCGGGCGGCGAGATGCTCGTCCGCTATCACGGTACGGAGCCGGATCAGTTCAAGGAAGCCCATCATATCGTGGCAATAGGTCACTATGAGCAGACTGCTTTTGAGGCGGACAAACTCCTCATTAAGTGTCCGTCCAAGTATGAAAGACAGAAGTAA
- the ccsA gene encoding cytochrome c biogenesis protein CcsA, which yields MLIGTLALGAALAAALAAMLLYSGEKLYPSAAGYAKYATAASFAAVLTASGYLLYLIFGNCFEIDYIWSYSSTDLAPMYKVSVLWAGQQGSFLCWALFHAAAVAYLAVRNRLDHAALVLCCAVQAMLLILVLAKSPFVVTEGVIPSEGAGMNPLLQDPWMAIHPPLIFIGYALLAIPAAISAGALWRKATDTEWLKPLETWTAAAWGFLGAGIFVGGYWAYKVLGWGGWWGWDPVENSSLVPWIAAGILLHIARVARVRIANIVFVHLAAIFTFSLALYGTFLTRSGILGDFSVHSFGGDGIGLTIIAVNAIVLIGGLLLLTIRADLLPKGANYVSHAGRDFWTLLGSLLLLFIAILVFIGMSMPLFTEMMGQPASVDTGFYVKTTLPIAVLLIAALIPAVTATYMDKGQREAALAAAGSILLGGCIAYGQGVHVPLLIALAGFSMGGLSATILSFARGLLSFGGMIAHIGLAMAVFTMAMTGAAEESTLTLVKDEPQTFASHSVQYNGIEYTDDYSEKRYRFTVDGIEDTGITKLSGSGADAAREPAIFHSIMGDVYLAPVPPERLGEAVEIKRGKVAMAGEIACLLDKVEQEPNPDRPGESTIIAHISVTDGEHVEEAQPKFFVTETTLKASTETVLEGQVRLRLESVEGDGRTVGLIVLPSVEDESAIPLKVKVSEEPFIWLLWLGGTLVVLGSFLVLIKRRNRR from the coding sequence ATGCTAATCGGCACATTGGCCTTGGGGGCTGCTCTGGCAGCCGCTCTGGCGGCGATGCTGCTATATTCGGGTGAGAAGCTGTATCCGTCAGCGGCGGGATATGCGAAATACGCGACAGCCGCATCCTTTGCCGCAGTGCTGACCGCATCCGGATACCTGCTCTATCTCATCTTCGGCAACTGCTTCGAGATAGACTACATATGGAGCTATTCATCAACCGATCTCGCGCCGATGTATAAGGTTTCGGTACTCTGGGCGGGACAGCAGGGCTCTTTCCTCTGCTGGGCGCTCTTTCACGCAGCTGCAGTCGCGTACCTGGCGGTGAGAAACAGGCTCGATCATGCGGCGCTTGTGCTCTGCTGCGCAGTGCAGGCGATGCTCCTTATCCTCGTCCTTGCAAAGAGCCCGTTCGTCGTCACGGAAGGGGTCATACCGTCGGAAGGAGCCGGGATGAATCCGCTCCTGCAAGACCCTTGGATGGCGATACACCCGCCGCTGATCTTTATCGGCTACGCACTCCTGGCGATTCCGGCGGCGATATCGGCAGGCGCACTCTGGCGGAAGGCGACGGATACCGAATGGCTTAAGCCGCTGGAGACGTGGACGGCAGCCGCCTGGGGATTCCTCGGCGCAGGCATCTTCGTCGGCGGCTACTGGGCATACAAGGTGCTCGGATGGGGTGGCTGGTGGGGATGGGATCCCGTGGAGAACTCTTCGCTCGTCCCGTGGATTGCCGCAGGCATCCTGCTCCATATAGCGCGCGTTGCGAGAGTCCGCATAGCGAATATCGTCTTCGTTCATCTCGCTGCCATTTTCACCTTTTCGCTGGCGCTGTACGGAACGTTTTTGACACGCAGCGGCATCCTCGGAGATTTCTCCGTTCACTCCTTCGGGGGGGACGGCATCGGGCTCACCATCATCGCGGTCAACGCGATTGTACTCATCGGGGGACTTCTCCTACTGACGATTCGGGCGGATCTCCTGCCGAAAGGCGCAAATTACGTATCCCATGCGGGCCGTGATTTCTGGACACTTCTCGGCTCGCTGCTTCTGCTCTTCATAGCCATTCTCGTCTTCATCGGCATGTCGATGCCGCTCTTTACGGAGATGATGGGACAACCGGCGTCGGTCGATACGGGCTTCTATGTAAAGACGACGCTTCCCATCGCCGTTCTGCTCATCGCGGCACTCATACCGGCAGTCACGGCGACCTATATGGACAAGGGCCAGCGGGAGGCGGCGCTGGCGGCGGCGGGGAGCATTCTTCTGGGAGGCTGCATCGCTTATGGGCAAGGCGTCCATGTACCGCTCCTCATCGCTCTCGCGGGATTTTCCATGGGAGGACTGTCAGCGACGATTTTGTCCTTTGCTCGAGGGCTGTTGAGCTTCGGCGGGATGATCGCGCACATCGGTCTCGCCATGGCGGTCTTTACAATGGCAATGACAGGCGCTGCGGAGGAATCGACGCTCACACTCGTAAAGGACGAGCCGCAGACATTCGCCTCGCACAGTGTACAGTATAACGGTATCGAATATACCGACGACTACAGTGAAAAGCGCTACAGGTTCACCGTTGACGGCATAGAGGATACAGGCATCACAAAGCTTTCGGGCTCGGGGGCCGATGCCGCAAGAGAGCCGGCGATTTTCCACTCGATCATGGGGGATGTCTATCTTGCTCCCGTCCCTCCGGAGCGGCTCGGCGAAGCGGTCGAGATCAAGAGAGGAAAGGTCGCGATGGCGGGAGAGATCGCCTGCCTATTGGATAAAGTCGAGCAGGAACCAAATCCGGATCGTCCCGGAGAGAGCACGATCATCGCACACATATCGGTCACCGACGGTGAACATGTGGAAGAAGCGCAGCCGAAGTTCTTCGTGACGGAGACGACGCTCAAAGCTTCGACAGAAACCGTCCTGGAAGGCCAGGTGAGACTTCGCCTGGAGAGCGTGGAGGGAGACGGACGAACGGTCGGGCTCATTGTACTTCCGTCGGTGGAAGATGAGAGCGCAATACCTTTAAAAGTGAAGGTGAGCGAGGAACCGTTTATTTGGCTCTTGTGGCTGGGCGGTACGCTCGTCGTACTCGGCAGCTTCCTCGTACTTATAAAAAGGAGAAATCGAAGATGA
- a CDS encoding NapC/NirT family cytochrome c, whose protein sequence is MDIQRFLDLLREHTLKCILAAFIAGAALVGGTSFALSFSGSETFCGTCHAMQHEHATFLVSSHRNLACVDCHLPHDNPVHYMYEKGRSGMIDVYHEVKRDYPARIIISEDGEKIARDNCLRCHSATMSVVHSSPMDADTDCLKCHRTVAHGGNHLEGGIRVE, encoded by the coding sequence TTGGATATTCAAAGATTCCTGGATCTTTTGAGAGAGCATACCCTGAAATGTATCCTGGCGGCGTTCATCGCCGGAGCGGCACTCGTGGGAGGAACCTCGTTCGCCCTGAGCTTCTCGGGCTCGGAGACCTTCTGCGGAACGTGCCACGCGATGCAGCACGAACACGCGACATTCCTAGTATCATCGCATCGGAATCTCGCATGTGTCGACTGTCATCTGCCGCACGATAACCCCGTCCACTACATGTATGAAAAGGGGCGGTCGGGTATGATCGATGTCTATCATGAAGTCAAGCGCGACTATCCGGCGCGCATCATCATCTCCGAGGATGGCGAAAAGATTGCCAGAGACAACTGCCTGCGCTGCCATTCCGCAACGATGTCCGTCGTCCACAGCTCGCCTATGGACGCGGATACGGACTGCCTGAAGTGCCATAGAACCGTGGCGCACGGCGGCAATCACTTGGAAGGAGGGATTCGAGTTGAGTAA
- a CDS encoding ammonia-forming cytochrome c nitrite reductase subunit c552 — protein sequence MSKLQKTLIGVLAVAVVFFGFVIVRIGIAKPASTFKLAQIPTEDNQHLSNMAFKEAYPLQYESYMRTAEQTPTPTGYGHSDLYSRILDEPEMVTNWAGYAFSLSYDDDRGHFYALYDVKHTRRTTDAQQFGSCITCKSSYTKDVFYDQMGWDYTLKPFKELADQVPDEASVGCATCHDVNTMKLRVMNPAQTEDLERNWGKKWEELSNNEQRALVCGQCHTEYYFEQAKKGRVIFPRDKGYTAEEMYQYYASPEVQSYFKGDFKNKVSGAMMLKAQHPDYDVWRTSVHADAGVTCVDCHMPYMRKDGVKYTSHYMSSPLKYVEEACLKCHDESKEVLIKRVKTIHDNTFKLQRTAGLAVAEAHLTIKAAMDAGATDEQLAQAREYVREAQWYWDYISAENGVGFHNPDQCMRTLGLSIDRAHLAIRAANAAVRGALVPGPMPTEPAASL from the coding sequence TTGAGTAAGCTGCAGAAAACACTGATCGGAGTATTGGCGGTTGCGGTGGTATTCTTTGGATTCGTCATCGTACGCATCGGCATCGCAAAGCCTGCAAGCACGTTTAAGCTTGCCCAGATCCCGACAGAGGACAACCAACACTTAAGCAACATGGCATTTAAGGAAGCCTACCCGCTCCAGTATGAGTCCTATATGAGGACGGCGGAGCAGACTCCGACACCGACGGGCTACGGCCATTCCGACCTGTATTCGCGCATTCTGGATGAGCCAGAAATGGTCACGAACTGGGCCGGCTACGCGTTCAGTCTTTCCTATGATGACGATCGCGGACACTTCTACGCGCTGTATGATGTCAAGCATACGCGCCGCACGACGGACGCGCAGCAGTTCGGCTCCTGCATCACCTGTAAGAGCTCCTATACGAAGGATGTCTTCTACGACCAGATGGGCTGGGACTACACGCTGAAACCGTTTAAGGAACTCGCCGATCAGGTGCCGGATGAGGCTTCCGTCGGCTGCGCGACGTGCCATGACGTCAATACGATGAAGCTTCGCGTCATGAACCCCGCACAGACGGAGGATCTCGAGCGCAACTGGGGCAAGAAGTGGGAAGAGCTCTCCAACAACGAGCAGCGCGCGCTTGTCTGCGGCCAGTGTCATACGGAGTACTATTTCGAGCAGGCAAAGAAGGGCCGCGTCATCTTCCCGAGAGATAAGGGCTACACAGCCGAAGAGATGTACCAATACTATGCGAGCCCCGAGGTGCAGAGTTACTTCAAGGGCGACTTCAAGAACAAAGTCTCCGGCGCCATGATGCTGAAGGCGCAGCATCCGGACTACGATGTCTGGAGAACCTCCGTCCATGCGGACGCGGGCGTCACCTGCGTGGACTGCCATATGCCGTATATGCGCAAGGATGGCGTCAAGTACACCTCGCACTACATGTCCAGCCCGCTCAAGTACGTCGAGGAGGCTTGCCTCAAGTGCCATGATGAGAGCAAGGAAGTCCTCATCAAGCGTGTCAAGACCATCCACGACAATACGTTCAAGCTGCAGCGCACAGCCGGTCTGGCAGTGGCGGAGGCGCATCTCACGATCAAGGCCGCAATGGATGCCGGTGCGACGGATGAGCAGCTTGCACAGGCTCGCGAGTATGTCCGCGAAGCACAGTGGTACTGGGATTACATCAGTGCAGAGAACGGCGTCGGCTTCCACAACCCGGATCAGTGCATGAGAACACTCGGTCTCTCCATTGATCGGGCGCATCTCGCGATTCGGGCCGCCAATGCGGCTGTCCGCGGCGCACTCGTCCCCGGACCGATGCCAACAGAACCTGCAGCATCGCTCTGA
- a CDS encoding oligopeptide transporter, OPT family, producing the protein MKNGHNEFMQHELRLPELTVRGMLLGAVLTVIFTASNVYLGLKVGLTFSSAIPAAVISMAVLKMAKDSNILENNMVQTQASAAGTLSAIIFIIPGMLMIGYWHGFEFSQTLLVAACGGCLGVLFTIPLRRAMVVHSDLAYPEGVAAAEILKVNSHAKDGKSAETGLKEILSGSVVAGIIALCTSGFQVLSGALSLWFSVGRGMTQFPIGYSSALVGAGYLIGIASGLSMLVGILIAWAGFVPFYTITGTPPEGMAMQKFAAAVYQERVRLIGAGAMGVAAVWTLITLARPVIDGMKESLAAMRMPESVKDRHRMDIDMSAKSIGLVFLVTVIGLLAVFYAFVSPEGLPAGQTMAFVLVGVGVAVFMGFFVAAACAYMAGLVGTSSSPISGIGILGIIVASLVMYALCSSFGIFSLPGGEKFATATAIFTTSIILAIACISNDNMQDLKTGWLVGATPWRQQVALLLGCIVGALVIAPVLNLLYEAYGFVGAMPREGMDPAQALAAPQAVLMKTIAEGIFSNNLAWEYIHLGLGLGIVIVLIDVVLRRRTNHLSLPPLAVGMGIYLPPSIQTPLIIGAVLGYFLDKRLRASRSEEEGKAARRRGTLFASGLIVGESIVGVALAGLIAVSISSGGSESPLALVDGSFAGTAEQLGLIVFCVVVFLLARVVLSDKKNNI; encoded by the coding sequence ATGAAAAACGGACACAACGAATTTATGCAGCATGAGCTGCGCCTGCCGGAGCTTACTGTCCGCGGCATGCTTCTGGGGGCCGTGCTGACGGTGATCTTCACGGCATCCAATGTATATTTAGGACTCAAGGTCGGCCTGACGTTTTCCTCGGCTATTCCGGCAGCGGTCATTTCCATGGCTGTGCTCAAGATGGCGAAGGATTCGAACATCCTGGAAAACAATATGGTGCAGACGCAGGCTTCGGCAGCCGGTACACTGTCCGCCATCATCTTCATCATCCCGGGCATGCTCATGATCGGCTACTGGCACGGCTTCGAATTTTCCCAGACGCTTTTGGTCGCTGCCTGCGGCGGCTGCCTGGGCGTGCTTTTCACGATTCCTCTGCGCCGCGCCATGGTCGTACACAGCGACCTCGCCTATCCGGAGGGTGTGGCGGCGGCGGAAATCCTCAAAGTCAACAGCCATGCAAAGGACGGCAAGAGCGCGGAAACCGGCCTCAAGGAGATCCTTTCCGGCAGTGTTGTCGCAGGCATCATCGCCCTTTGCACAAGCGGGTTTCAGGTGCTCTCGGGCGCACTTTCTCTTTGGTTTTCTGTCGGACGCGGCATGACGCAGTTTCCCATCGGCTATTCTTCCGCACTCGTCGGCGCGGGATACCTCATCGGCATAGCGAGCGGTCTTTCCATGCTCGTCGGCATCCTGATTGCCTGGGCCGGCTTCGTGCCCTTTTACACGATAACGGGAACGCCGCCGGAAGGCATGGCCATGCAGAAATTCGCCGCGGCCGTCTATCAGGAGCGCGTTCGCCTCATCGGCGCGGGCGCTATGGGTGTTGCCGCCGTTTGGACGCTGATCACGCTGGCGCGTCCCGTCATCGACGGCATGAAGGAATCCCTGGCCGCCATGCGCATGCCGGAGAGCGTAAAGGACAGGCACCGCATGGATATCGATATGTCGGCGAAGAGCATCGGCCTGGTTTTCCTCGTTACGGTCATCGGGCTTCTGGCCGTCTTTTATGCTTTCGTGAGTCCCGAGGGTCTTCCTGCGGGGCAGACCATGGCCTTCGTGCTTGTGGGTGTCGGGGTCGCTGTGTTCATGGGCTTTTTTGTCGCGGCTGCCTGCGCCTATATGGCGGGCCTTGTCGGTACGTCTTCGAGCCCGATTTCCGGCATCGGCATTCTCGGCATCATCGTCGCGTCGCTCGTCATGTATGCGCTCTGCTCTTCTTTCGGCATCTTCTCGCTGCCGGGCGGGGAGAAGTTCGCGACGGCGACGGCTATTTTCACGACCTCCATCATTCTTGCCATCGCCTGTATCTCAAATGACAACATGCAGGATCTCAAGACGGGCTGGCTCGTCGGCGCGACACCGTGGCGGCAGCAGGTGGCGCTCCTCCTCGGCTGCATTGTCGGCGCTCTCGTCATCGCGCCGGTCCTGAACCTCCTCTATGAGGCTTACGGCTTCGTGGGGGCCATGCCGCGCGAGGGCATGGATCCGGCACAGGCGCTTGCCGCGCCGCAGGCGGTACTCATGAAGACGATCGCGGAAGGCATTTTTTCCAATAATCTTGCCTGGGAATATATCCACCTCGGCTTGGGCCTAGGCATCGTCATTGTGCTCATTGACGTAGTGCTGCGTCGGAGAACGAATCATCTCTCCCTGCCGCCCCTTGCCGTCGGTATGGGCATCTACCTGCCTCCGAGCATCCAGACGCCGCTTATCATAGGCGCGGTTCTCGGCTACTTCCTCGACAAGCGGCTTCGTGCGAGCCGCAGCGAGGAGGAGGGCAAGGCGGCAAGACGTCGCGGCACGCTCTTTGCTTCCGGGCTCATCGTCGGAGAATCCATTGTCGGCGTCGCGCTTGCCGGACTCATTGCCGTTTCCATTTCAAGCGGGGGCAGCGAAAGCCCGCTGGCGCTCGTTGACGGCAGCTTCGCCGGGACAGCGGAGCAGTTGGGGCTCATCGTGTTCTGTGTCGTCGTATTCCTGCTGGCGCGCGTGGTTCTGTCCGATAAAAAGAACAACATCTGA
- a CDS encoding winged helix-turn-helix domain-containing protein: MRKFTIEPEEYEKIVAAEKATQDKKTSRKLRALMLRYEGLSNIEAANRLGLGRVRVSQLVSEYKKNGLASFLENKYKGNNRNMTEAEELEILERFRKKAEAGQVVVVKDIKATFDEKLGRDTGRGYIYMLLKRHGWRKIMPRSKHSKKANEEAIEASKKLRES, encoded by the coding sequence ATGCGCAAATTCACCATAGAACCGGAAGAATATGAAAAGATCGTAGCGGCGGAGAAGGCAACACAGGACAAGAAAACATCACGGAAATTAAGAGCACTCATGCTTCGCTATGAAGGCTTGAGTAACATAGAAGCAGCAAATAGGCTTGGCCTTGGCCGAGTGAGAGTCAGCCAACTGGTGAGCGAATACAAGAAAAACGGCCTTGCCTCCTTTCTCGAGAATAAATACAAGGGAAACAATCGCAACATGACGGAAGCCGAAGAACTGGAAATATTGGAACGTTTTCGTAAGAAGGCGGAGGCAGGTCAAGTGGTTGTTGTAAAAGACATTAAGGCAACCTTTGACGAAAAGCTGGGCAGAGATACGGGACGCGGCTATATCTATATGTTACTCAAAAGACATGGCTGGCGTAAGATAATGCCGCGCTCCAAGCACTCGAAAAAAGCAAACGAAGAGGCGATCGAGGCCTCAAAAAAATTAAGGGAGTCGTAG
- the ilvB gene encoding biosynthetic-type acetolactate synthase large subunit, with translation MKKNGAEIVLESLRQEGVSVVFGYPGGAVLDLYDAIYKEKFPHVLVRHEQGAAHAADGYARATGKVGVCIATSGPGATNLVTGIATANMDSIPLVCITGQVGTPLIGKDSFQEADMVGITTPITKHNYLVKDVEDLPRVLKEAFFIARTGRPGPVVIDIAKTVFTQVLEYTYPDAVELKGYTGENLVKGSDVEAAAEAISAAKRPLFIIGGGVTLANQAEVMRQILDVTGIPVTTTLMGIGCVPAGREDFLGMAGMHGSYAANMAISECDLLIAVGMRFDDRVTSRTDAFAPRAKIVHFEIDPAELGKNIPVDIPVLGDIRWSLPLFLEKLRASDRDYRARFAAWNIYTREMINEHPLAYQEREGLIMPQAIVEAVGACMDDDTVIVTDVGQHQMWAAQFYPAVRPRHFLTSGGLGTMGYGLPAAVGAKVGEPAKKVVLITGDGSFMMNCQELATVADNDIDIKIVIVHNRVLGMVAQWQKLFYERHFSYTLLSTRTDFVALAKAMGVDALKIDNADTWKAELKEALAADGARLIDIWTPSNVDVVPMVPGGKRLDEMVLEEVKD, from the coding sequence TTGAAGAAAAACGGTGCGGAGATTGTCTTGGAGAGTCTGCGTCAAGAGGGTGTCAGCGTTGTCTTCGGATACCCCGGCGGCGCGGTGCTTGACCTCTATGATGCAATCTATAAGGAAAAGTTCCCGCATGTGCTCGTGCGCCACGAGCAGGGCGCAGCGCACGCGGCGGACGGATACGCCAGAGCGACGGGAAAGGTCGGCGTCTGTATCGCGACGTCGGGGCCGGGAGCCACGAACCTCGTCACCGGAATCGCGACGGCCAATATGGACTCGATTCCTCTCGTCTGTATCACGGGACAGGTGGGGACGCCTCTCATAGGCAAGGATTCGTTCCAAGAGGCGGACATGGTCGGCATTACGACGCCGATTACAAAGCACAATTACCTTGTTAAGGATGTCGAGGATCTGCCCCGTGTCTTGAAGGAGGCGTTCTTCATTGCGCGCACGGGACGTCCGGGCCCCGTTGTCATCGATATCGCGAAGACGGTCTTCACTCAGGTGCTGGAGTATACGTATCCGGATGCCGTGGAGCTCAAGGGATATACGGGGGAAAACCTCGTCAAAGGATCGGATGTCGAAGCGGCTGCAGAGGCGATTTCGGCGGCGAAGCGCCCGCTCTTCATCATCGGCGGCGGCGTGACGCTGGCGAATCAGGCGGAGGTCATGCGGCAGATCCTCGATGTAACGGGAATCCCCGTCACGACGACGCTGATGGGCATCGGCTGCGTGCCCGCGGGGCGTGAGGATTTCCTCGGCATGGCGGGCATGCACGGATCGTACGCGGCGAATATGGCGATCTCGGAGTGCGATCTCCTCATCGCCGTCGGCATGCGCTTTGACGACCGTGTGACGAGCCGTACGGATGCCTTTGCGCCGCGCGCGAAGATCGTACACTTCGAGATCGATCCGGCGGAGCTCGGCAAGAATATCCCTGTCGACATTCCCGTCTTGGGGGATATCCGCTGGTCGCTGCCGCTCTTTTTAGAAAAGCTCCGAGCGAGTGACAGAGACTATCGCGCACGCTTTGCCGCGTGGAATATCTACACGCGTGAAATGATCAATGAGCATCCGCTCGCGTATCAGGAGCGTGAAGGGCTCATCATGCCGCAGGCGATCGTCGAGGCGGTCGGCGCGTGCATGGATGACGATACCGTCATCGTCACGGATGTCGGACAGCACCAGATGTGGGCGGCGCAGTTCTATCCCGCGGTCCGGCCGCGTCACTTCCTGACGTCGGGCGGTCTTGGAACGATGGGCTACGGCCTTCCGGCAGCCGTCGGGGCCAAGGTCGGAGAGCCGGCGAAGAAGGTCGTCCTGATCACGGGGGACGGCAGCTTTATGATGAACTGCCAGGAGCTTGCCACGGTTGCGGACAACGACATCGATATCAAGATCGTCATCGTGCACAACCGCGTGCTCGGCATGGTTGCACAGTGGCAGAAGCTCTTCTATGAGAGACACTTCTCGTATACGCTGCTCTCCACGCGCACGGATTTCGTCGCGCTCGCAAAGGCGATGGGCGTCGATGCGCTGAAAATCGACAACGCCGATACGTGGAAGGCGGAGCTTAAGGAGGCGCTGGCAGCCGACGGGGCCCGTCTCATCGATATCTGGACGCCGTCCAATGTCGATGTCGTTCCCATGGTGCCGGGCGGCAAGCGTCTCGATGAGATGGTTCTGGAGGAGGTCAAGGACTGA